From Phoenix dactylifera cultivar Barhee BC4 unplaced genomic scaffold, palm_55x_up_171113_PBpolish2nd_filt_p 000366F, whole genome shotgun sequence, one genomic window encodes:
- the LOC120105780 gene encoding uncharacterized protein At5g01610-like: MMSCGDGQETMRSLLRFSVLLLLSLSLASSSSSAVTSSTSDDTKPSAYEVLESYNFPIGLLPKGCSGYDLDPDTGDFSAYFNNTCSFSLEGSYQLRYQPTISGHISAGRLSDLRGVSVKILLFWINIIEVSLHNDELEFSVGIASADFPIDNFFECPQCGCGLDCVTANDGAASSSPFRIKLRGAWPF, from the coding sequence ATGATGTCCTGCGGCGACGGGCAAGAAACCATGAGGTCGCTCCTCCGCTTCTCCGTCCTCCTCctgctctccctctccctcgcctcctcctcctcctccgcggtaacctcctccacctccgatgACACGAAGCCGAGCGCCTACGAGGTGCTGGAGTCGTATAACTTTCCCATCGGGCTCCTCCCCAAGGGCTGCTCCGGCTACGACCTCGACCCGGACACCGGCGACTTCTCGGCCTACTTCAACAACACCTGCAGCTTCTCCCTGGAGGGCTCCTACCAGCTCCGCTACCAGCCCACCATCTCCGGCCACATCTCCGCCGGCCGCCTCTCCGACCTCCGCGGCGTCAGCGTCAAGATCCTTCTCTTCTGGATCAACATCATCGAGGTCTCCCTCCACAACGACGAGCTTGAGTTCTCCGTCGGCATCGCCTCCGCTGACTTCCCCATCGACAACTTCTTCGAGTGCCCCCAGTGCGGCTGCGGCCTCGATTGCGTCACGGCCAACGACGGAGCTgcgtcttcttctccttttcgaATCAAATTGAGGGGTGCCTGGCCCTTCTGA
- the LOC103703623 gene encoding alkaline ceramidase translates to MADSVVSSFWGPVTSTVELCEENYTHSSYIAEFYNTISNVPCILLALIGLINALRQRFEKRFSVLHISNMILAIGSMIFHATLQHVLQQSDETPMVWEMLLYIYVLYSPDWHYRSTMPTFLFLYGAAFAMVHSLVRFQIGFKVHYFVLCLLCIPRMYKYYIQTKETAAKRLAKLYVATILLGTLCWLFDRIFCKKLSHWYINPQGHAWWHVLMGFNSYFANTFLMFCRAQQLGWQPQVAHLFGFFPYVKIQKPKKQE, encoded by the exons ATGGCAGATTCGGTAGTATCAAGTTTTTGGGGCCCAGTAACATCAACTGTTGAGTTGTGCGAGGAAAACTATACCCATTCATCTTATATTGCGGAATTTTACAACACTATATCCAATGTGCCTTGCATACTTTTGGCACTCATTGGACTTATAAATGCCTTGCGACAGCGCTTTGAGAAAAGATTTAGTGTTCTTCATATATCCAATATGATACTTGCGATCGGGAGCATGATATTTCATGCCACATTACAACATGT ACTACAACAGAGTGATGAAACACCAATGGTATGGGAAATGCTGCTTTACATTTATGTCCTTTACTCACCAGATTGGCACTATAGGAGTACGATGCCTACTTTCTTGTTTCTCTATGGTGCTGCCTTTGCCATGGTCCATTCACTGGTGCGTTTTCAAATAGGATTCAAGGTGCATTACTTTGTATTGTGTCTTCTCTGCATTCCTCGGATGTACAAGTATTACATCCAAACTAAAGAGACAGCAGCTAAGCGGCTCGCCAAACTCTATGTGGCAACAATACTTTTGGGGACTCTATGCTGGTTGTTTGATCGCATCTTCTGTAAGAAACTCTCTCATTGGTATATAAACCCACAGGGTCATGCCTGGTGGCATGTGCTTATGGGATTCAACTCATACTTTGCAAACACATTTCTCATGTTTTGCCGTGCTCAGCAACTAGGATGGCAACCCCAGGTCGCCCACCTATTTGGTTTCTTTCCTTATGTGAAGATTCAAAAACCAAAGAAACAGGAGTGA